In a single window of the Micrococcaceae bacterium Sec5.7 genome:
- a CDS encoding ABC transporter ATP-binding protein: MSATSAAPAALPAPADESVVKVTDLVAGYLPGVNILNGCSIEARTGELIGIIGPNGAGKSTLLKAMFGLVKVHSGSVVVRGQDITGLKANKLVSRGVGFVPQNNNVFATLTIEENLQMGMFQRPKDFSERFDFVTSLFPELGKRRAQRAGSLSGGERQMVAMGRALMMEPAVLLLDEPSAGLSPVRQDETFLRVHEINRAGVSVIMVEQNARRCLQICDRAYVLDQGKDAYTGTGRELMRDPKVIHLYLGTLADEA, encoded by the coding sequence ATGAGCGCCACCAGTGCGGCGCCCGCCGCACTGCCCGCACCCGCTGACGAGTCGGTCGTCAAGGTCACCGATCTGGTGGCCGGATACCTTCCGGGCGTCAACATCCTCAACGGCTGCAGTATCGAAGCCCGCACGGGTGAGTTGATCGGCATCATCGGCCCCAACGGAGCCGGCAAGTCCACGCTGTTGAAGGCGATGTTCGGCCTGGTCAAGGTCCACTCGGGCTCGGTTGTCGTCCGCGGTCAGGACATCACCGGCCTGAAGGCGAACAAGCTCGTCAGCAGGGGTGTGGGCTTTGTCCCGCAGAACAACAACGTGTTTGCCACCTTGACCATCGAGGAAAACCTGCAGATGGGCATGTTCCAGCGGCCCAAGGACTTTTCCGAGCGGTTCGACTTCGTCACGAGCCTGTTCCCGGAACTCGGCAAGCGGCGCGCCCAGCGGGCGGGCTCGCTCTCCGGTGGGGAACGCCAGATGGTGGCCATGGGCCGGGCCCTCATGATGGAGCCGGCCGTTCTGCTGCTCGATGAGCCCTCCGCCGGTCTCTCCCCCGTCAGGCAGGACGAGACCTTCCTGCGGGTTCATGAGATCAACCGGGCCGGCGTATCCGTCATCATGGTGGAGCAGAACGCGCGCCGCTGCCTGCAGATCTGTGACCGCGCCTATGTGCTCGACCAGGGCAAGGATGCGTACACAGGCACGGGCCGGGAACTCATGAGGGATCCCAAGGTCATCCACCTGTATCTGGGCACCCTGGCCGACGAAGCCTGA
- the galT gene encoding galactose-1-phosphate uridylyltransferase, with amino-acid sequence MTNITSTNLADGRELLYFDDAGTEKPRPAASTTDHRELPPRGEPGEVRFDALTREWVAVAAHRQSRTHLPPADQCPICPTTANNASEIPAADYDVVAFENRFPSLGPALGPVPENPGWGTTGPAFGRCEVVAFTPEHTGSFSGLSEVRARTVVEAWAHRTEALSALPGIKQVFPFENRGADIGVTLHHPHGQIYAYPYVTPRAEVLGNAARKFFDAGDGRQTLTGSLLHAEREDGSRMVMEGENFSAYVPFAARWPLEIHLVPHRQVPDLAALSGEEKDELAHVYLDLLKRLDALYPTPTPYISAWHQAPLDALLRPAGYLHLQLTSPRRAADKLKFLAGSEAAMGAFINDTTPELVADRLRTVAVTASAPTSSAVPAASSGAHA; translated from the coding sequence ATGACGAATATCACCAGCACCAACCTTGCCGACGGCCGGGAGCTGCTTTATTTTGACGACGCCGGAACAGAGAAACCCCGCCCGGCCGCGTCAACAACCGACCACCGGGAACTGCCGCCACGCGGGGAACCGGGCGAAGTCAGGTTTGATGCCCTCACCCGCGAGTGGGTTGCCGTGGCAGCTCACCGCCAAAGCCGGACCCACCTGCCGCCGGCCGATCAGTGCCCCATTTGCCCCACCACTGCCAACAATGCCTCCGAAATCCCGGCGGCGGATTACGACGTCGTTGCTTTTGAGAACCGGTTTCCATCGCTGGGCCCGGCGCTCGGCCCGGTCCCGGAGAACCCTGGATGGGGGACCACCGGGCCGGCCTTCGGGCGGTGCGAAGTGGTGGCATTCACACCGGAGCACACCGGATCATTCAGCGGGCTGAGCGAAGTCCGCGCGCGCACGGTGGTTGAGGCCTGGGCCCACCGGACCGAGGCGCTGAGCGCCCTTCCCGGCATCAAACAGGTGTTTCCTTTTGAAAACCGCGGGGCGGACATCGGCGTCACCCTGCATCACCCGCACGGCCAGATCTATGCCTACCCCTACGTCACCCCGAGGGCAGAAGTCCTGGGCAACGCCGCCCGGAAATTCTTTGACGCCGGCGATGGCCGGCAGACACTCACAGGCTCGCTGCTGCACGCTGAGCGGGAAGACGGCAGCAGGATGGTGATGGAAGGCGAGAACTTCAGCGCCTACGTCCCGTTCGCCGCACGCTGGCCCCTGGAAATCCATCTGGTGCCGCACCGGCAGGTTCCTGACCTTGCTGCCCTGAGCGGCGAGGAGAAGGATGAGCTGGCGCACGTGTACCTGGATCTGCTCAAACGGCTTGACGCCCTCTATCCCACACCCACGCCGTACATTTCGGCCTGGCACCAGGCTCCGCTGGACGCCCTGCTGCGGCCCGCCGGCTACCTCCACCTGCAGCTGACATCGCCACGCCGTGCCGCCGACAAGCTCAAGTTCCTTGCGGGTTCGGAAGCCGCCATGGGCGCCTTTATCAACGACACCACACCGGAGCTCGTCGCCGACCGGCTCCGCACAGTGGCCGTGACGGCATCTGCGCCCACCTCCTCCGCAGTGCCGGCCGCATCCTCAGGAGCCCACGCGTGA
- the galK gene encoding galactokinase — MSAAKTSPLDPAQLTERFEAAFGRTPDGVWQAPGRVNLIGEHTDYNEGFVLPFAIDKTARVAIGVRQDSMVRLLSTFGDQGMTTADTTSLDPTTAKGWTKYPLGVIWALQQRGIEVPGMDLLLDSNVPLGAGLSSSHAIECAVISAVNELTAAGLEPEEMVTATQLAENDFVGAPTGIMDQSASLRGSKGNAVFLDCRDQSVRLVPFEAEPAGLVMLVIDTKVSHSHADGGYASRRASCELGAEVLGVKALRDVEVGDLEEASGLLDEVTFRRVKHVVTENDRVLQTVELLTGEGPASIGAMLDASHVSMRDDFEISCPELDLAVDTSRANGAIGARMTGGGFGGAAIALTPAAAEQQVRSAVVRAFSDAGFMAPDIFTVTPAAGAMRLA, encoded by the coding sequence GTGAGCGCCGCGAAGACATCCCCGCTCGACCCCGCCCAGCTCACCGAGCGGTTCGAGGCCGCCTTCGGCCGGACTCCAGACGGCGTCTGGCAGGCTCCGGGCCGCGTCAACCTGATCGGCGAGCACACAGACTACAACGAAGGATTTGTGCTGCCGTTCGCCATCGACAAAACGGCCCGTGTAGCCATCGGCGTACGCCAGGACTCAATGGTCAGGCTGCTCTCCACCTTCGGTGATCAGGGCATGACTACGGCGGACACCACCTCGCTGGACCCCACCACCGCCAAAGGGTGGACCAAGTATCCCCTGGGCGTTATCTGGGCTCTCCAGCAGCGCGGCATCGAAGTCCCGGGCATGGACCTCCTGCTGGATTCCAATGTCCCCCTGGGCGCAGGGCTCTCCTCCTCGCATGCGATCGAATGCGCCGTCATCTCGGCAGTGAACGAGCTCACAGCTGCCGGGCTCGAGCCTGAAGAAATGGTCACGGCCACGCAGCTGGCGGAAAACGACTTTGTGGGCGCCCCCACCGGCATCATGGACCAGTCGGCCTCACTCCGGGGATCGAAGGGCAACGCCGTATTCCTGGACTGCCGGGACCAAAGCGTGCGACTGGTGCCGTTCGAGGCGGAACCCGCCGGCCTGGTCATGCTGGTCATTGATACCAAGGTCTCCCACTCCCATGCCGACGGCGGCTACGCCTCCCGCCGTGCGTCCTGCGAGCTCGGTGCCGAGGTCCTGGGTGTCAAAGCGCTGCGCGACGTTGAGGTGGGCGATCTTGAGGAAGCCAGCGGGCTTCTGGACGAAGTGACGTTCCGACGCGTGAAGCATGTTGTCACCGAAAACGACCGCGTACTGCAGACCGTAGAGCTGCTGACCGGTGAAGGCCCAGCGTCGATCGGCGCCATGCTCGACGCCAGCCATGTCTCCATGCGCGACGACTTCGAGATCTCCTGCCCCGAACTGGATCTCGCCGTTGATACCTCCCGGGCCAACGGCGCCATCGGGGCCCGGATGACTGGCGGCGGCTTCGGCGGCGCAGCTATTGCGCTCACCCCGGCGGCGGCAGAGCAACAGGTGCGCAGCGCCGTCGTCCGCGCTTTTTCCGATGCGGGATTCATGGCTCCGGACATTTTCACCGTTACTCCGGCGGCCGGGGCGATGCGGCTGGCATAG
- a CDS encoding ABC transporter ATP-binding protein, translated as MSEKSTEEKIDYMTDTRPIAAGETAPGCKKRDPIVVAENVTRNFGGINAVDVDYLEIPRHKITALIGPNGAGKTTLFNLLTGFDIPNSGKWQFEGNSIAGVSSYKVARMGMVRTFQLTKVMGKLTVMENMRLGASHQSGERLSKALFKGIWGGREKEITAEANVLLEKFKLDAKKDDYAASLSGGQRKLLEMARSLMVRPKLVMLDEPMAGVNPALMQSLLDHIKNLKAEGMTVLFVEHDMNMVRHIADWVVVMAEGRIVAEGPPADVMKNPAVIDAYLGAHHEVDLGDSQGIKELAAELVADEESIVGTENAGIIAVDVLAPEWEEQGPGVTSLDKPGATGRGDNGMGRGKHSDEEPSRKEKETE; from the coding sequence ATGAGCGAAAAGTCAACAGAAGAAAAGATCGATTACATGACGGATACCCGCCCGATTGCCGCCGGCGAGACTGCGCCCGGCTGCAAGAAGCGTGATCCCATCGTGGTGGCGGAAAACGTCACCCGCAACTTCGGCGGCATCAACGCCGTCGACGTCGACTACCTGGAGATCCCGCGGCACAAGATCACGGCTTTGATCGGCCCGAACGGTGCCGGCAAGACCACCCTGTTCAACCTGCTCACGGGTTTCGATATTCCGAACTCGGGCAAGTGGCAGTTCGAGGGCAACAGCATTGCCGGCGTCTCCTCCTACAAGGTTGCCCGCATGGGCATGGTGCGCACCTTCCAGCTCACCAAGGTCATGGGCAAGCTCACCGTCATGGAAAACATGCGGCTGGGCGCGTCCCACCAGTCGGGTGAGCGGCTGTCCAAGGCCCTGTTCAAGGGAATCTGGGGCGGCCGCGAAAAAGAGATCACGGCCGAGGCCAACGTGCTGCTGGAGAAGTTCAAGCTGGACGCCAAGAAGGACGACTACGCTGCGTCCCTCTCCGGTGGCCAGCGCAAGCTGCTCGAGATGGCCCGTTCCCTCATGGTCCGGCCCAAACTGGTCATGCTCGATGAGCCGATGGCAGGCGTCAACCCTGCACTGATGCAGTCCCTGCTGGACCACATCAAGAACCTCAAGGCCGAGGGTATGACCGTGCTGTTCGTCGAGCACGACATGAACATGGTCCGCCACATCGCCGACTGGGTCGTGGTGATGGCCGAGGGCAGGATCGTGGCCGAGGGGCCACCCGCCGACGTCATGAAGAACCCGGCCGTGATTGACGCCTACCTGGGGGCCCACCACGAGGTGGATCTTGGCGACTCGCAGGGCATCAAGGAGCTGGCCGCGGAACTGGTGGCCGATGAGGAATCGATTGTCGGCACCGAGAATGCCGGCATCATCGCCGTCGACGTTCTTGCGCCTGAGTGGGAGGAGCAGGGCCCCGGGGTGACAAGCCTGGACAAGCCCGGCGCTACCGGCCGAGGAGACAACGGGATGGGCCGCGGCAAGCACAGCGACGAAGAACCGAGCCGCAAAGAGAAGGAAACAGAATGA
- a CDS encoding DeoR/GlpR family DNA-binding transcription regulator, translated as MLAAQRQHLILQELDSAGTVRVAALAALLDVSEMTVRRDIDILDAGGQLLRVHGGAARAGSFSALEPAFVSKSTQELAAKSAIAREALNLLRPGMTLLISGGTTTFELARILPRTMDLTVATNSIMVANALTAAPLGPGDPVRTLILGGERTPSEALVGPLAARALRSLHADVCFMGVHGMDPLAGITSPNLLEAEINSAMISSSDKLIVLADSTKSGLVGLARIAPLTAVSTLITDDRISAGPAGESTARKLRLAVPDLRIVAIPPDPEAPSAPLNTPLPDRRTLPATALKGTNA; from the coding sequence ATGCTGGCAGCTCAACGGCAGCACCTGATTCTCCAGGAACTCGACTCCGCCGGCACCGTCCGCGTCGCGGCACTGGCCGCGCTTCTCGATGTCTCTGAAATGACGGTCCGCCGCGACATCGACATCCTTGACGCCGGGGGCCAGCTTCTGCGGGTGCACGGGGGTGCGGCCCGGGCGGGCAGCTTCAGCGCGCTGGAACCCGCTTTCGTCAGCAAATCCACACAGGAGCTTGCCGCCAAATCCGCCATCGCCAGGGAGGCCCTGAACCTCCTGCGGCCTGGCATGACGCTGCTGATTTCCGGTGGGACAACAACGTTCGAGTTGGCCCGGATACTCCCCCGCACCATGGACCTGACGGTTGCCACGAATTCGATCATGGTGGCCAATGCACTCACCGCGGCGCCTCTAGGCCCGGGCGATCCCGTCCGGACCCTGATCCTCGGCGGGGAACGGACGCCATCCGAAGCGCTGGTGGGTCCCCTCGCGGCGCGGGCGCTCAGAAGCCTGCACGCTGATGTGTGCTTTATGGGCGTCCACGGAATGGACCCGCTGGCCGGCATTACCTCGCCCAACCTGCTCGAAGCCGAGATCAACTCAGCCATGATCAGCAGCTCGGACAAGCTCATAGTGCTCGCCGATTCCACCAAGTCCGGACTTGTTGGCCTCGCCCGCATTGCACCGCTCACTGCCGTCAGCACACTGATCACGGATGACAGGATCAGCGCCGGGCCTGCCGGGGAATCAACCGCCCGCAAGCTCCGGCTCGCTGTTCCGGACCTGAGGATTGTTGCCATACCTCCGGACCCGGAGGCACCATCCGCCCCGCTCAACACGCCACTTCCCGACCGGCGCACGCTCCCGGCCACAGCTCTCAAAGGAACCAACGCATGA
- a CDS encoding acetyl-CoA C-acetyltransferase, giving the protein MSEAVIVSTARSPIGRAFKGSLKDERADDLAAAMVTAALAKVPAFDPRGDDGPGLDDLYLGCAEPSGEAGSNMARVVTILAGLDNVPGAVVNRFCASSLQAIRMAFHAIKAGEGHAFVAAGVEAVSRYQNWAGAGETDAGNHNPRFDAAAKRTVARAESNTPWTDPRLGGRMPDIYTAMGQTAENVATTYGISRAEQDAWAVLSQNRAEAAIASGFFAREITPYARRDGTVADRDDSPRAGVTLESVSTLQPVFRRAGTVTAGNACPLNDGAAAVVIMSDTRARELGLEPLARIVSTGVSALSPELMGMGPVEATRRALALAGLGIGDIDLVELNEAFAVQVVASARELGIDHGKLNVHGGAIALGHPFGMTGARMSTTLLNGLRETDGSLGLATLCVGGGQGMAVVLERLR; this is encoded by the coding sequence ATGTCAGAAGCCGTCATAGTTTCCACTGCCCGCAGCCCAATCGGGCGAGCCTTCAAGGGGTCGCTCAAGGACGAACGGGCGGACGATCTGGCCGCTGCCATGGTCACCGCCGCGCTGGCGAAAGTGCCTGCCTTCGATCCCCGTGGCGACGACGGGCCGGGGCTTGATGACCTCTACCTGGGCTGTGCCGAACCCAGCGGGGAGGCCGGCTCCAACATGGCACGGGTAGTCACCATCCTCGCCGGACTGGACAACGTTCCCGGCGCCGTAGTCAACCGCTTCTGCGCGTCAAGCCTGCAGGCCATCCGCATGGCCTTCCACGCGATCAAGGCGGGTGAAGGCCACGCGTTCGTGGCTGCCGGGGTGGAGGCGGTGTCTCGGTACCAGAACTGGGCCGGCGCGGGAGAAACCGACGCCGGCAACCACAACCCGCGCTTTGATGCTGCCGCGAAGCGCACGGTTGCCCGTGCAGAGTCCAACACTCCCTGGACCGATCCGCGGCTGGGCGGCCGGATGCCGGACATCTACACCGCCATGGGCCAGACCGCGGAAAATGTTGCCACCACCTACGGCATCAGCCGCGCCGAACAGGACGCCTGGGCAGTACTGAGCCAGAACCGGGCCGAGGCCGCCATCGCTTCGGGTTTCTTCGCCCGCGAGATCACGCCCTACGCGCGACGGGACGGGACTGTGGCGGACCGGGACGACTCGCCGCGCGCCGGTGTCACCCTCGAATCCGTCAGCACCCTGCAGCCGGTGTTCCGCCGTGCGGGAACCGTCACGGCGGGGAACGCCTGCCCGCTCAACGACGGTGCCGCCGCCGTGGTGATCATGAGCGATACCCGCGCGCGGGAGCTGGGACTGGAGCCGTTGGCCAGGATTGTGTCCACCGGCGTCAGCGCCCTCTCCCCCGAGCTGATGGGAATGGGGCCGGTCGAGGCCACCAGGCGCGCGCTGGCCCTGGCCGGTCTGGGCATCGGGGACATCGACCTTGTGGAGCTCAACGAGGCCTTCGCCGTCCAGGTGGTGGCGAGTGCGCGGGAACTCGGGATCGATCACGGCAAACTCAACGTCCACGGTGGCGCCATTGCGCTGGGCCATCCGTTCGGAATGACCGGCGCCCGCATGAGCACCACGCTGCTGAACGGGCTCCGTGAGACGGACGGCAGCCTGGGTCTGGCTACGCTTTGCGTGGGCGGAGGCCAGGGCATGGCAGTGGTTCTGGAACGCCTCCGCTGA
- a CDS encoding Bax inhibitor-1/YccA family protein: MALGGNPIFNGKNFRGATQAPPVPQGQYQNQYGQTPGRAPGQVRDAQGGWMSQQQNMTHDQLQQMYNQPAAGPADTGRMTYDDVIVKTATCLAVLMVGAAVTLFVSLPLASVLMLVGALGGFVLALVNTFKKQPSPALILAYAGLEGLFLGGLTRILDGMYPGVGLQAVIGTLSVFAVTLLLFKSGKVRATPRAMRFFMIATIGYAVFALINMVMMWTGAVQEPFGLRTSFEIFGIPLGVFIGILAIGLAAFSLIMDFTSIEAGVRSGAPQRFSWTAAFGLTVTLVWLYVEIIRLLAILRGDD; encoded by the coding sequence ATGGCACTTGGCGGAAACCCGATCTTCAACGGAAAAAACTTCCGTGGAGCCACCCAGGCACCGCCTGTCCCGCAGGGCCAGTATCAGAACCAGTACGGCCAGACGCCTGGCCGCGCGCCGGGGCAGGTCAGGGATGCGCAGGGCGGCTGGATGTCCCAGCAGCAGAACATGACGCATGACCAGCTGCAGCAGATGTACAACCAGCCTGCAGCAGGGCCAGCCGACACCGGCCGGATGACCTATGACGACGTCATCGTCAAGACCGCCACGTGCCTCGCCGTGCTGATGGTAGGCGCAGCCGTCACCCTCTTCGTAAGCCTGCCGCTGGCATCCGTGCTGATGCTCGTCGGCGCACTCGGCGGCTTTGTGCTTGCACTGGTCAACACGTTCAAGAAGCAGCCATCGCCGGCACTGATCCTTGCCTACGCCGGGCTCGAAGGGCTGTTCCTTGGCGGCCTGACGCGCATCCTCGACGGTATGTACCCGGGCGTCGGGCTCCAGGCTGTCATCGGAACCCTGTCCGTTTTCGCTGTCACGCTGTTGCTGTTCAAGAGCGGCAAGGTGCGTGCCACCCCGAGGGCCATGCGCTTCTTCATGATCGCCACCATCGGCTACGCGGTCTTTGCGCTGATCAACATGGTGATGATGTGGACGGGAGCCGTACAGGAGCCGTTCGGCCTCAGGACCAGCTTTGAGATTTTTGGAATCCCGCTGGGAGTCTTCATCGGCATTCTCGCCATCGGTCTGGCTGCATTCTCGCTGATCATGGACTTCACCAGCATCGAAGCCGGTGTCAGGAGCGGAGCCCCGCAGCGGTTCTCCTGGACCGCAGCTTTCGGCCTCACCGTCACGCTGGTCTGGCTCTACGTGGAGATCATCCGCCTGCTGGCCATTCTCCGCGGCGATGACTAA
- a CDS encoding branched-chain amino acid ABC transporter permease, with translation MRSTTRGLPPRRLGGLLKTVGAIFATTVAILLVLAPASQATTPSPTPSPSSTTFQNSINGFLRGDDRAPLADVTVTAKSGDFTGTAKSSANGAWTIGVPVQGTYEVELDESTLPEGVKLADGQENPRNVTFSQTSNLSVIFAFGKGIVVQQQDFGQNLLNRLVAGLSFGLLLALASVGLSLIFGTTGLTNFAHGEMVTLGAVLMFGFSAMNLPFWLAILLALLGGGLFGYVQDAGLWKPLRRRGTGLVPMMIVSIGLALAVRYIIQFYFGGATQQLPFAQSAEIQIGPVSISPNNLWSLGISAVVIALIGIVLLKTRLGKATRAVADNPALAAASGIDVDSVIRIVWVVGGMLASLGGILWAYYRPGVAFDMGSQILLLIFAGVTLGGLGTVFGALIGSVIVGIFVELTTVFGLAADLKYVGALFIMIVVLLFRPQGILGRRERVG, from the coding sequence TTGAGAAGCACAACTAGAGGCCTGCCGCCCCGGCGGCTTGGCGGATTGCTGAAAACTGTGGGGGCTATTTTCGCCACCACGGTGGCAATTCTGCTTGTCCTCGCTCCGGCATCACAGGCCACAACCCCCTCGCCGACACCATCCCCGTCGTCAACCACGTTCCAGAACAGCATCAACGGCTTCCTGCGCGGCGACGACCGCGCCCCCCTGGCTGATGTCACCGTCACCGCCAAAAGCGGCGACTTCACCGGGACCGCCAAATCGAGTGCCAACGGCGCTTGGACCATTGGCGTCCCGGTCCAGGGAACCTATGAAGTGGAGCTGGACGAGTCCACGCTGCCGGAAGGGGTCAAACTCGCCGACGGCCAGGAGAACCCCCGCAACGTCACGTTCAGCCAGACTTCAAACCTCTCGGTTATTTTCGCCTTCGGCAAGGGCATCGTGGTGCAGCAGCAGGACTTCGGGCAGAACCTGCTCAACCGTCTGGTGGCAGGCTTGAGCTTCGGTCTCCTGCTGGCGCTTGCATCGGTCGGCCTGTCCCTGATCTTCGGAACCACCGGCCTCACCAACTTCGCACACGGTGAAATGGTGACCCTCGGCGCGGTTCTGATGTTCGGATTCAGCGCCATGAACCTGCCTTTCTGGTTGGCCATCCTCCTGGCTTTGTTGGGCGGCGGGCTGTTTGGCTACGTCCAGGACGCCGGACTATGGAAGCCGCTGCGGCGCCGCGGGACCGGCCTGGTTCCCATGATGATCGTCAGCATTGGCCTGGCCCTGGCGGTCCGCTACATCATCCAGTTCTACTTCGGCGGCGCCACCCAGCAACTGCCTTTCGCCCAGAGCGCGGAAATCCAGATCGGCCCGGTCTCCATCTCCCCCAACAACCTCTGGTCGCTGGGCATCAGTGCGGTCGTCATCGCCCTGATCGGCATCGTCCTGCTGAAGACCCGGCTGGGCAAGGCCACCCGCGCGGTGGCCGACAACCCGGCCCTGGCTGCGGCCTCCGGGATCGACGTCGACTCCGTCATCCGGATCGTCTGGGTCGTCGGCGGCATGCTGGCCTCCCTCGGCGGCATCCTCTGGGCGTACTACCGTCCCGGCGTCGCCTTCGACATGGGCTCGCAGATCCTGCTGCTCATCTTCGCCGGTGTCACCCTGGGCGGCCTCGGCACGGTCTTCGGTGCCCTGATCGGATCCGTCATCGTCGGCATCTTCGTGGAGCTGACCACCGTGTTCGGCCTCGCCGCCGACCTCAAATATGTGGGAGCGCTGTTCATCATGATTGTTGTCCTCTTGTTCCGGCCTCAGGGCATTTTGGGCCGTCGCGAGCGTGTGGGTTAG
- a CDS encoding branched-chain amino acid ABC transporter permease, which translates to MNFGFILSSAAAELFSPTTAAYALAALGLAVHFGYSGLLNFGQAGFMAVGAYGFAISTLTFKVPFFLGLLIAIICSAIFAMLLGIPTLRLRADYLAIVTIAAAEIVRYIVTTNQLTSVTGSANGLAAFEGGFYSMNPFPEGSYLGMNNRDFFIRVVGWGLVIVCCTLMWLLMRSPWGRVLKGIREDENAVRSLGKNVYSYKMQALIIGGVLGALAGMVFTLPRGAVQPANYGTELTFFLYTVLLLGGLGTVLGPVVGAMIFWVVLSLTQGILSGLIESGAVTWLNTVQAGQLRFILVGVALMLLMIFRPQGVFGNKKELAFA; encoded by the coding sequence ATGAACTTCGGATTCATACTTTCAAGCGCAGCCGCTGAATTGTTCAGCCCGACGACGGCGGCCTACGCCCTTGCCGCTCTCGGCCTTGCAGTCCACTTCGGCTACTCGGGCCTGCTCAACTTCGGCCAGGCCGGCTTCATGGCGGTGGGCGCCTACGGCTTCGCCATCTCCACGCTGACCTTCAAGGTCCCGTTCTTCCTCGGCCTACTCATCGCCATTATCTGTTCAGCGATCTTCGCCATGCTCCTGGGTATTCCAACCCTCCGGCTCCGGGCCGATTACCTGGCCATCGTCACGATCGCGGCAGCGGAAATCGTCCGCTACATCGTCACCACAAACCAGCTGACCTCCGTGACCGGTTCGGCCAACGGCCTCGCCGCCTTCGAGGGCGGGTTCTACTCCATGAATCCGTTCCCTGAAGGCTCGTATCTGGGCATGAACAACAGGGACTTCTTCATCCGCGTTGTCGGCTGGGGACTCGTCATCGTCTGCTGCACCCTCATGTGGCTGCTGATGCGCAGCCCCTGGGGCCGCGTCCTCAAGGGTATCCGCGAGGACGAAAACGCCGTCCGCTCGCTCGGCAAGAACGTGTACTCGTACAAGATGCAGGCCCTGATCATCGGTGGCGTCCTCGGCGCCCTGGCGGGCATGGTCTTCACACTCCCCCGCGGCGCTGTCCAGCCGGCGAACTACGGCACCGAGCTGACGTTCTTCCTCTACACGGTCCTGCTGCTCGGCGGTCTCGGCACGGTGCTGGGACCGGTCGTGGGCGCCATGATCTTCTGGGTCGTGCTGTCACTCACGCAAGGCATCCTGTCCGGCCTAATCGAGTCCGGCGCCGTCACCTGGCTGAACACCGTCCAGGCCGGGCAGCTTCGTTTCATCCTGGTGGGCGTCGCGCTGATGCTGCTGATGATCTTCAGGCCCCAGGGCGTCTTCGGCAACAAGAAGGAGCTGGCGTTCGCATGA